One genomic region from Populus nigra chromosome 8, ddPopNigr1.1, whole genome shotgun sequence encodes:
- the LOC133700679 gene encoding small ribosomal subunit protein eS27y-like — translation MVLQNDIDLLNPPAELEKRKHKLKRLVQSPNSFFMDVKCQGCFNITTVFSHSQTVVVCGNCQTVLCQPTGGRAKLTEGCSFRKKSE, via the exons ATG GTTCTCCAAAACGATATCGATTTGCTTAACCCACCAGCAGAGCTTGAGAAGAGGAAGCACAAGCTCAAGCGTCTTGTTCAGTCCCCCAATTCCTTTTTCATg GATGTGAAGTGCCAGGGTTGCTTCAACAT AACAACAGTGTTTAGCCACTCCCAAACAGTTGTGGTGTGCGGGAACTGCCAGACAGTGTTGTGCCAACCAACTGGGGGTCGTGCCAAGCTTACAGAGGGATGCTCGTTCAGGAAGAAGAGCGAGTGA
- the LOC133700641 gene encoding nudix hydrolase 12, mitochondrial-like produces MSALLARTGRHRQRYVDQFRLVAGCIPFKLENNVEDQGSNVEDRVLVLMISTPKRDDLVFPKGGWENDETLDEAACREAIEEAGVKGILDENPLGVWEFRSKSSQDSCSLAGGCRGYMFALQVTEELDHWPGQASYNRKWLTLHEAFEHCRYDWMRDALKHFLTSLLRSKDLGRRADLAKIHMIPVSDNEEERAMMSPNYLVRPSGVQHLEESSSNCVVQV; encoded by the exons ATGTCTGCTTTGTTAGCAAGAACAGGAAGACACAGACAACGTTACGTGGATCAATTTAGGCTTGTGGCCGG GTGCATTCCCttcaaacttgaaaataatGTTGAGGATCAAGGCAGCAATGTGGAGGATAGGGTTCTTGTTCTCATGATTTCAACACCAAAACGTGATGATCTTGTGTTCCCAAAA GGTGGATGGGAGAATGATGAGACCCTTGATGAAGCTGCATGTCGTGAAGCCATCGAGGAAGCTGGAGTGAAAGGGATACTTGAT GAAAATCCATTGGGAGTCTGGGAGTTCCGAAGCAAGAGTAGCCAGGATAGCTGCAGCCTTGCAGGAGGGTGTCGAGGCTATATGTTTGCGCTGCAGGTGACTGAAGAGCTTGACCACTGGCCTGGACAGGCTAGTTACAACAGGAAATGG CTGACACTACACGAAGCATTTGAACACTGCCGGTACGATTGGATGAGAGATGCTCTGAAACATTTTCTGACTTCTCTTCTGAGAAGCAAGGACCTTGGTAGAAGAGCAGATCTGGCAAAGATTCATATGATTCCAGTTTCCGATAACGAGGAGGAGAGAGCAATGATGTCACCAAACTACTTGGTAAGACCATCTGGGGTCCAGCACCTTGAGGAGTCCTCTAGTAATTGTGTTGTGCAGGTTTAA